One window from the genome of Micromonospora aurantiaca ATCC 27029 encodes:
- a CDS encoding pyridoxamine 5'-phosphate oxidase family protein gives MTTREITSEAELRELIGTPMPRAAAKDRRTLHERDREWLAASPFCLIATAGADGTCDVSPKGDPPGFALVLDDTTIAIPERPGNRRADGYRNVLANPHVGLIFLIPGRTDTLRINGRARLISDAPWFADMEVKGHRPVLAVEVAIEQIFYHCAKAFLRSELWQPETWQPDVLPTRARLIKEVEAPAESLADLERHYGPAYLETLYR, from the coding sequence GTGACGACCCGGGAGATCACCAGCGAGGCCGAACTACGCGAGCTGATCGGCACACCGATGCCGCGAGCGGCCGCCAAGGACCGCCGTACGCTGCACGAACGCGACCGGGAGTGGCTCGCCGCCTCGCCGTTCTGCCTGATCGCCACCGCCGGCGCGGACGGCACCTGCGACGTCTCCCCCAAGGGTGACCCGCCCGGTTTCGCGCTGGTGCTCGACGACACCACGATCGCGATCCCGGAGCGGCCCGGCAACCGGCGGGCCGACGGCTACCGCAACGTCCTGGCCAACCCGCACGTCGGGTTGATCTTCCTGATCCCCGGCCGCACCGACACGCTGCGGATCAACGGCCGGGCCCGGCTGATCTCCGACGCGCCGTGGTTCGCCGACATGGAGGTGAAGGGCCACCGGCCGGTGCTCGCCGTCGAGGTCGCGATCGAGCAGATCTTCTACCACTGCGCGAAGGCGTTCCTGCGCTCCGAGCTGTGGCAGCCGGAGACCTGGCAACCGGACGTGCTGCCGACGCGGGCCCGGCTGATCAAGGAGGTGGAGGCCCCGGCGGAGAGCCTGGCCGACCTGGAACGCCACTACGGCCCGGCCTACCTGGAGACGCTCTACCGCTGA
- a CDS encoding DUF3592 domain-containing protein, which produces MRRPLWLSLAYVLLAVAGGALLWLPFHTQMALDDWGVTLRERGTPAQATVVDQVTESGGNRSSSSRTMYFSYAVDGRTHSQEVPCFEVCRAAGTEVPIWVNPADPNDFVTDFGQLSGHRGRVQGVLGVVGLFALGAGVVLTLSRIRRAARPGDRAGRPGHDAARRDRPRRMAPTPVGDGRGYTGRGKRKRNAGR; this is translated from the coding sequence ATGCGTCGGCCGCTCTGGCTCAGCCTCGCGTACGTGCTGCTGGCGGTCGCCGGTGGCGCCCTGCTCTGGCTGCCGTTCCACACCCAGATGGCGCTCGACGACTGGGGGGTGACGCTGCGCGAGCGGGGTACGCCCGCACAGGCGACGGTGGTCGACCAGGTGACGGAGAGCGGTGGCAACCGGAGTTCCTCGTCGCGCACCATGTACTTCAGTTACGCGGTCGACGGCCGGACGCACTCGCAGGAGGTGCCCTGCTTCGAGGTGTGCCGGGCCGCGGGCACCGAGGTGCCGATCTGGGTCAACCCGGCGGACCCGAACGACTTCGTCACCGACTTCGGGCAGCTCAGCGGGCATCGCGGGCGGGTGCAGGGCGTACTCGGCGTGGTCGGGCTGTTCGCCCTGGGCGCCGGGGTGGTGCTGACGCTGTCCCGCATCCGGCGCGCCGCCCGACCAGGCGACCGCGCCGGCCGGCCGGGCCACGACGCGGCGCGCCGCGACCGGCCGCGCCGGATGGCGCCGACGCCGGTCGGAGACGGTCGCGGCTACACCGGCCGGGGCAAACGCAAGCGCAACGCCGGGCGTTGA
- a CDS encoding DUF2231 domain-containing protein has protein sequence MESRLKVLGHPVHPMLVMFPVALFVTAVIFDVVDTVGGPGFLAEVAYWNITVGLIGGLLAAAAGAFDLLALPAGTRAKRVGVTHAAANVAVILLFAAVWAVRLNADSRAAGGALVAIEVVALAILGVSAWLGGELVDRLGVGVDPEHDLNAPSSLRPSSATQRIGDAR, from the coding sequence ATGGAGAGCCGACTCAAGGTGCTCGGCCATCCCGTGCATCCGATGCTCGTGATGTTCCCGGTGGCGCTCTTCGTGACCGCGGTGATCTTCGACGTGGTGGACACCGTGGGCGGGCCCGGCTTCCTGGCCGAGGTCGCGTACTGGAACATCACCGTCGGTCTGATCGGCGGCCTGCTGGCCGCGGCGGCGGGGGCGTTCGACCTGCTCGCCCTGCCGGCCGGCACCCGCGCCAAGCGGGTCGGTGTCACCCACGCCGCCGCCAACGTGGCGGTCATCCTGCTGTTCGCCGCGGTCTGGGCGGTCCGGCTCAACGCCGACTCCCGGGCGGCCGGGGGCGCGCTCGTCGCCATCGAGGTGGTCGCCCTGGCGATCCTCGGCGTGAGCGCGTGGCTCGGCGGCGAACTGGTGGACCGGCTCGGTGTCGGCGTCGACCCGGAGCACGATCTCAACGCGCCCAGCTCGCTGCGCCCCTCCTCGGCGACACAGCGGATCGGAGACGCGCGATGA